In Chloroflexota bacterium, the sequence CTCCGGGCGCGACAACATCCAGTACTTCGCCGACCTCTATCACGTCCCGCCCGATGTTGCCAAAAAGCGAATTCCCGAATTGCTCGAACTCGTCGGTCTCAAGGATCGCGCCGACGAGCGGGTGGAGGGCTACTCGCGCGGCATGAAGCAACGCCTGCACATCGCCCGCGGCCTGATCAGCGATCCCGAAATCCTTTTCCTCGACGAGCCGACGATTGGCCTCGACCCGGTGGCCGCCCGCGAACTGCGTCAGGTCATTCACGGATTGAAGGAGGCCGGGAAGACCGTCTTTTTGACCTCCCACTACATGTTTGAAATTGACGCTTTGTGTGACCGGGTAGCCGTCCTCAGCAAGGGGAAGATTTTGACTGTAGACACCCCTTCGGCCCTCAAGCGGCTGGTCGCCGATCTCGAAGTGGTGGAGATCGAATGCCTCGGCGCGCCCTCGGCCCTCATCGCCAAACTGCGCGAACACCCTGGCGTCGAAGCAGTCAACGTCGAAGCGCGCGAGCAGACTCAAGTCCTGCAAATTCAAGCCCCGGCCGGCGCAGAACTGGTGCAGGACTTTCTGCGCCTCCTCGACGGGGTGCGCGTGCAAAAAGTTGTTACCCGCCAGCCCACGCTGGAAGATGCGTATGTGAAGCTGGTGGGGAAAGAAGCGCTGAACACATAACTTCAAACTTCAAACGACAAACTTCAAAGGTGTTTGAGGTTTGGAGTTTGGAGTTTGAATTTGCCTATGACCACCCTCCGCGTCATCTACAGCTCCTTCATGCTTCAGGCAAAGGATCGGGCGACGAACAATTTCTTCATCGGCACGCTCTTCGTTCTGCCCGTCATCTTCACCCTGCTCTCGGTCGGCACGTATCTCTACGGCGGCAAGCCCGACTTCGGGCTGTACGCCGTCGTCGGCGCGGGCATGATCGGCATCTGGAATTCCAACTTGTGGACCTCGGGCCGCATCGTGGACGACGAGCGGCGGTCGGGGACGATGCCTATGCTCATCGCCTCGCCGACTCCGTTTGCCCTGGTGCTGGTGGGCAAGAGTCTGTCCAACGCCGTTACCTCACTCGTCGCCATGGTTATGACGTTCGGCACCGGCCTGATCGCCTTTCGCCTGCCGATTGACATTGACGATCCGTTGGGCTTTGTCGCCAGCCTGCTCCTCACCATCGTCGCCATGACCTGCCTGGGGTTGATCCTCGGCTCGTTCTTTGTCCTTACCCGCAACGCCGGCCAGTTCATCACCGTCGCCAACTATCCGATCTTCGTGCTGGCCGGCCTGACGTTTCCGATCACCCTCCTGCCCGCGTGGACGCGGCCGCTCTCGGCGATCCTGGCTCCGATGTGGGGAAATTTGGCGATGAACACTGCCGCTGGTTTAGTGGCGGGCAACCCCTGGCTCATTGACTTGTGGCTGATCGGTTTGTCCGTCGTCTATCTGATCATCGCCCGCTTCCTCTATGCCCGCGTCGAATACATGGTGCGCGAAGCGGGGTCGCTGGAGGCGTGGTAGGTTGCTACCAGACCTCACAGGTTCGCTTCGCGGAAACCTGTGAGGTCTGCACTGGAGGATCAACGATGCAAAACGCCTTACGTTTATTCTGGAGCGGCACGCGCGTTTCATTCGCGGTGTACTCGGTGGAACTCACACCGGCAGTTGTCCTCGGTTCCAAAATTCCGCGCTGGGTTCTGCAAGCCCTGTTCTTCGTGCTGATTGCCAAAGCCGCCGGCGGCAATGAACTGGCGAAGTTTGCCCTGATCGGCAACGCCGTGCATGCGGCAGTGTTCCCGGCGATTGTCGAACTGGCGATTGTGATCGAAGTGGAAAAATGGGCCGGCACTCTGCCGCACCTGATCGCCGCTCCGGCCAACTGGCTGCCGATGATGATCGGGCGAAGCATGGCCGGATTCTTCGACGCCCTGCTCAGCACGGCGCTGGTGCTAATCGTCCTCGTGCCCGTCATCGCGCCCGACCTTGCCGTCGTCAACCTGTTGCGCGCCGCGCCCCTGCTCGTGATCACGCTGATCACGACCGGCGGCCTGGGCTGGCTGTCCGGCTCGATCTCACTGCCCACCCGCTGGGGAATGTTGCTCTGCAACATGATTGGCTACATTATGATGTTGACCGGCGCCGTCAACTTCCCACTCTCGGCTCTGCCGCCCGCCGTGCAAGTGTTGAGCCGCTCGCTGCCGATGACCCACGGCCTGCTGGCGATTCGGGCTGTTGTGGACGGCGCTCCTTATTCTGAGGTGATGGGGTTGATGGGCTTGGAAGTTCTGCTCGGCCTGGTTTACGGGGCGGCGGCCTGGCTGATGTTCCGCCATCGCCTGAATACGGCGCGATCGAACGGAAACATCGAACTGATTTGAACGCCTCCTACCGTTACCCCAACGAACAACTTGTTCTGACGCTGACGCTGTTTCTGGTGTTCGTCGTCATCGCTGTCACGGCCACGGCCACGTTGTGCGGTAGCCTGCTGTTTGTGCTGGCGATGCTGGCCTTCTCGTACTTTGCGAGTCAATCCAGGCATGAAACGCTTATAAAACAAGCACATCAGGTGACGCCTGAATCGTCGCCCAACCTGGCGGCGCTGGCCCGTGATTGTGTGAGGCGGTTGCAACCGGGGCGGGTGAACTTCTTCGTCGTCCCGGCGGATGTCCTCAACGCTTACACCTTCGGCCTCTCCGACCCGAAAGTGGTGGTGTTGTACTCGCCTATCTTGCAAGTGATGGACACGGACGAGATTCAGTTTGTGTTGGGCCACGAACTCGGCCACGTCCGACTCGGCCACACCTGGCTCAACTCCCTCGTCGGCGGCATGGCCGGAATCCCCAGCCCCCTCTTCGCCGCCGTCATCCTGCAAATTGCTTTCCGGTGGTGGAACAGGATGTGCGAATATTCAGCCGACCGGGCCGGATTGCTGGCCTGCGGCAAACCCAACAAGGCCATCTCGGCGCTGGTCAAGCTGGCAACGGGCGGCGCGGCCCAGACCTCGGCTGACTTGCAAAAGGCGCTGGCCCTGATCGAGAAGGAAGACGACGACCTTGCCAACAACATCGGCGAATTGCTCGGCACGCATCCGATGATCATCAAGCGCATCGAAGAATTGCGCCGCTACATTGCCTCGGCTGAATATAGTCGCTTGCAGGCGGTGGTGAACAAAAACACGGAATAGGAGAACCATGTCTCGTCAACGAATCATTGCTCTCACCCTGGGCATCATGCTCAGCATCTTCATGGCCTCAATGGAAGCCACCGTCGTAGCCACGGCCATGCCCACCATCGTCAGCCAACTCGGCGGTTTGGCGTCGTACAGTTGGGTGTTCTCGGCCTACATGCTGGCCTCGACAACCACCGTGCCGCTCTTCGGCAAGTTTTCCGATTTGTACGGGCGGCGGCCAGTCTACGCCGTCTCCATGACTCTGTTTCTCGCCGGCTCGCTCTTGTGCGGCCTGGCCGGAAGCATGGAGCAGTTGATCTTCTTCCGCGTCGTGCAGGGACTGGGCGCGGGCGGT encodes:
- a CDS encoding ABC transporter permease, which translates into the protein MTTLRVIYSSFMLQAKDRATNNFFIGTLFVLPVIFTLLSVGTYLYGGKPDFGLYAVVGAGMIGIWNSNLWTSGRIVDDERRSGTMPMLIASPTPFALVLVGKSLSNAVTSLVAMVMTFGTGLIAFRLPIDIDDPLGFVASLLLTIVAMTCLGLILGSFFVLTRNAGQFITVANYPIFVLAGLTFPITLLPAWTRPLSAILAPMWGNLAMNTAAGLVAGNPWLIDLWLIGLSVVYLIIARFLYARVEYMVREAGSLEAW
- a CDS encoding M48 family metallopeptidase, translating into MNASYRYPNEQLVLTLTLFLVFVVIAVTATATLCGSLLFVLAMLAFSYFASQSRHETLIKQAHQVTPESSPNLAALARDCVRRLQPGRVNFFVVPADVLNAYTFGLSDPKVVVLYSPILQVMDTDEIQFVLGHELGHVRLGHTWLNSLVGGMAGIPSPLFAAVILQIAFRWWNRMCEYSADRAGLLACGKPNKAISALVKLATGGAAQTSADLQKALALIEKEDDDLANNIGELLGTHPMIIKRIEELRRYIASAEYSRLQAVVNKNTE
- a CDS encoding ATP-binding cassette domain-containing protein: MVRLQLPSAFRERRVALPAIFIENLIRVFKTTTGIVRRKQKEIVALDGVSLSVESGELFGLLGPNGAGKTTITKILATILLPTSGRAEVLGLDVVRDTAKLRPRIGIVFGGDRGLYWRLSGRDNIQYFADLYHVPPDVAKKRIPELLELVGLKDRADERVEGYSRGMKQRLHIARGLISDPEILFLDEPTIGLDPVAARELRQVIHGLKEAGKTVFLTSHYMFEIDALCDRVAVLSKGKILTVDTPSALKRLVADLEVVEIECLGAPSALIAKLREHPGVEAVNVEAREQTQVLQIQAPAGAELVQDFLRLLDGVRVQKVVTRQPTLEDAYVKLVGKEALNT
- a CDS encoding ABC transporter permease; translation: MQNALRLFWSGTRVSFAVYSVELTPAVVLGSKIPRWVLQALFFVLIAKAAGGNELAKFALIGNAVHAAVFPAIVELAIVIEVEKWAGTLPHLIAAPANWLPMMIGRSMAGFFDALLSTALVLIVLVPVIAPDLAVVNLLRAAPLLVITLITTGGLGWLSGSISLPTRWGMLLCNMIGYIMMLTGAVNFPLSALPPAVQVLSRSLPMTHGLLAIRAVVDGAPYSEVMGLMGLEVLLGLVYGAAAWLMFRHRLNTARSNGNIELI